One Microbacterium keratanolyticum DNA window includes the following coding sequences:
- a CDS encoding helix-turn-helix domain-containing protein yields the protein MTLAAPAADLPAGELIRYWRGTRRLSQMALAHEAEISPRHLSFIETGRANASPATIDRLSTVLALTLRQRNALMLAAGFAPQHPRRHWSDPELQAIQRSLSEIVHAHLPFPALIMDARGDVLLANRTLLALVGDGAPTDGTPPNVYRLALLPGPFADRIENRDEWHATLTAELVEQAARTGDPQLAELAHQAVARQPRAAIAHDDTLPVVPLVLRHGDRMLRFTSIRTHLSAPREVLSSELALETFMPLDDETREVLAALNTA from the coding sequence GTGACCCTTGCCGCTCCCGCCGCCGATCTCCCCGCCGGTGAACTGATCCGCTACTGGCGCGGCACGCGACGCCTGAGCCAGATGGCGCTCGCTCACGAGGCCGAGATCTCGCCGCGACACCTGAGTTTCATTGAGACGGGCCGCGCGAATGCGAGCCCCGCGACGATCGATCGCCTCTCGACGGTGCTGGCGCTCACCCTGCGGCAGCGCAACGCGCTCATGCTCGCGGCGGGCTTCGCACCGCAGCATCCCCGCCGCCACTGGAGCGACCCGGAACTGCAGGCGATCCAGCGCTCCCTCTCCGAGATCGTGCACGCGCATCTGCCGTTTCCGGCGCTGATCATGGATGCCCGCGGCGATGTGCTGCTCGCCAACCGCACGCTGCTCGCCCTCGTCGGCGACGGCGCACCCACCGACGGCACGCCCCCGAACGTCTACCGCCTTGCGCTGTTGCCCGGTCCGTTCGCCGATCGCATCGAGAACCGCGACGAGTGGCACGCGACGCTCACCGCCGAGCTCGTCGAGCAGGCCGCCCGCACCGGTGATCCTCAATTGGCCGAACTCGCGCACCAGGCGGTGGCCCGCCAGCCGCGCGCGGCGATCGCACACGACGACACACTGCCGGTCGTTCCGCTCGTGCTGCGCCACGGCGACCGGATGCTGCGCTTCACGAGCATCCGCACGCATCTCAGCGCCCCGCGCGAGGTGCTCAGCTCAGAACTGGCGCTCGAGACCTTCATGCCCCTCGACGACGAGACGCGCGAGGTCCTGGCCGCGCTGAACACAGCGTGA